The region TGCAGGTGAACCGGCAGCATGTGCGAGGCGTCGAGAAACTTGGCCAGCAGGGGAAATTCCGGGCCACTGAAGCCGGCGCCCATGATGTCCTGCGGGAAACGGGCCATCAGTTCGCGCAGGCTCGCGCCCGCCAGTGGGCCGCTTTGCACCCTAGCAGAGTCGGTGGGTGAACCGTGATCGCTGACCTCCCACGTTTCGGCCAACGGGGACGTTTCCTCGCTGGGTTGCAGGGTTTTGCCGAGCAGATCGTGAATCAGCGGGCCGCCGAACGAATACCGGCGAATCGGGTAACTCAGGAACAGGGGCTCGCGGGGCAGGGCGGTCACATCGGCCAGCGCTGTTGAAGCCATAGGGTTCTCCTTGATAGGGAGCAGGTTCATGCGAGGGTGGCCGCAGGTCGGGCCGCCACGCGTTCATTATTGATTCCTGCGTGGCTATAGGACGACAGGAGTAGGCTTCAGGCATGTCCCAGGTCTGGCACCCCAAGCGCTTGACCCGCCAGCAACAAGAAGAACGGCGGCTCTTCGCAGAACCGCTCATTAAGCAAGGCACACTCACCTCCACGGAGATTGGCGACTTATGTGGCGTCAGTGCCAGCGCCGTTCGGAATTGGCGTCAACGCCTCCTGACTCAAGGCTCGCTGGAAGCGACCGTTGCTCCCGGCCCGCGTCGGCACCTCACCGATGAGCAGATCGCTCAAACGATCGACCTGCTCCGCGCTGGGCCTGACCCAGTGCGGTATCAGGATCATCGCTGGACGTGTCCAAGAGTCAGGGAATTGATTGGTCTCAGATTCGATGTCTGGTACGACGTGGATCATCTCAGTCGTCTCCTGCATGAATGGGGATTCTCGTTGCAGAAACCAACGAAACGCGCTGTGGAACAGGATCCAGAAGCGGTGGTGACCTGGATCGAAACGAAGGTGCCAGCGTTGGAAAAAAAAAGTACAGGACGGAGAAACACTCGCCTTTCTGGATGAAGTGGGTTTCAGCTTGAAACCCACGGTCACGCGCACCTGGGCCACATGTGGGCAAACACCTGTGCTGGAGAGCAAAACCAACTGGGAGCGAGTCTCCACCATCGGGGCAATCATCACCACAGGCCAGTTCCTGCAACAGACTCACCCGGCCTCCATCAAGGGGCCACAGGTCATCTCCTTTCTCAAACACCTGCTTCATCACGTCCAGGGCAAGATCACCGTCATCCTCGATAACGCCAGCATTCACAAAACGAAGGCGCTCAGCGCCTTCGTGCTGGGTGAACCAAGATTGTCAGTGGAGTACCTCCCACCCTACTCACCTGAACTGAATCCCATTGAACTTGTCTGGGCCTACATCAAACAGCACGTCCTGGCGAATTTCTGTCCGACAAACTTGATGACTTTGAAGGCTCGACTCACCTTTGGCTGGCAGCACATTCGGTATATCCAACTTCCCAATCGCCTGCTGTACGGCTCGTCATGAACCTACGCAGGAATCAATATCCACGCAGCAGCTGATCCGCGGCGCTCTCGGCGTCCAGTTCACCACGCGCCACGCGGGCGTACAGGTCGTGGCTGGCCTCGCGGGCACGGCGCAGCAGACGCTCCTGCACCAGCGACCTGACCTCGAATTCGGCGCGGCGTTCGCGGCGGGCCTGCAAGCCTTCCTCGCCCAGCCAGTCGCGGTGCTGCAAGGTGGCGTCGATGAGCTTGTCGGTGCCCTCGCCCCGGCTGGCGACCGTGCGGCGAATGGGGGCCAGCCAGGTGTGCTCGTCGTGTGCCCCGAGGCCCTGCGCGGCCATCAACTCGCGCACCGTGCGGTCGGCGCCGGGCAGGTCGGCCTTATTCACCGCGATGACGTCTGCGATCTCCATGATGCCGGCCTTGAAGGCCTGCACGCCGTCCCCACCCGCCGGGGTCAGCACCAGCAGCGTGTGGTCGCAGGCGGCGGCGATGTCCACCTCGGACTGGCCGACACCCACGGTTTCCATAATCACCCAGTCGAAGCCCGCGCCTTCCATCAGGGCCAGCACCTGCATGGTGTACGCCGACAGGCCGCCCAGCGCTCCGCGACTGGCCAGCGAACGCACGAACACGCCGTCGTCGGCATGATGGCGCAACATGCGAATGCGGTCGCCCAGGATGGCCCCGCCGCTGTAGGGGCTGCTGGGGTCGACCGCCAGCACCGCCACGCGCTTTTCCCGCGCGCGCAACTCGGCAATCAGGGCGTCGGTCAGGGTGCTTTTGCCGCTGCCGGGGCTGCCGGTGACGCCCACCACCACCGCCCGCCCCGGGCGTTCCCGCGCCGCCCGCAGCAGGGGCCGGGCGTCCGCCAGACCCGCTTCGGCCAGCGTGATCGCCCGCGCCAGCGCACGCACATCGCCCGCACGGTAACGGGAAAGCAACTCGGCATTCACGGGCAAACGCCCTCCACGGCGGCAGACAGGCACATCAGCATGATTCTTCACAGGCTAGCGCAAGCCGCCGAACGAAGCGCGTCTCAGGCAGAGGGACGCCGGAACCCGCCCCGTCAGGCGATCTTGCTGGTGTTGAGGGCGCTTACCTGAACACAGCGAGGAAGGCCAAAGACACGCGGCAAGAGAAGAAAAGCGCGTTGTGGCCTTATTTCTGACCATCCGCTCGCCTTACGGCGACTGCCCCAGCACGTCGTCCGCTTCGGTGGCTTCGAGCAGGTTTTCCAGGTGGGCGTCGTCGTTGAAGCCCAGCAGCATGCCGCTTTGCTCACCGATCAGGACGCGGGTGATGCTGGTGTTCATGACGCTGAGCCTGGCCCAGGCGCCCTCGGGCACACCCCCCAGCGCGAGGCCGACAGCCACCCGGACGACGCCCCCGTGCGTGAAGACCAGAACGCGCTGTCCGGCGTGACGGGCCCGCAGAGCGTGGAACACCTGCCCGCAGCGCGCGAAGAGGTCTTCCATGCTTTCGCCGCCGGGGCGCCGGGTGGCCCAGGGGTCGTTCTGAAGGGACGTGAGGTAATCAGGAAAATGCTGCTTGATGTCGGCCATGACCAGGCCGGACAGTTGACCGACATCGATTTCGCGCAGGCCCGGGTCAAGCTGCACGGGGGGTGCGCCGGCCAGCCGCTCGGCGACGGTTCTGGCCGTCTGCGCGGCGCGCAGGAGGTCGCTGCTGTACACGGCGGCGAAATGCTGCCCGGTAAGGCGCTCGGCCAGGGTGGCGGCCTGAAGCATGCCGACCGGGGAGAGCGGCACGTCGGTCTGGCCCTGGTAGCGTCCGTCGACATTCCAGGTGCTTTCGCCGTGCCTGACCACCCAGAATTCCGTGGCGGTGGCCCGATCCGGGGCGATGAAGCCGGTGGGAACCCGTTTCGGCTTCTGGGTCAAGGTTGGCCCGCCGCGGCGTGGGGGGCGGCCGTGAAGGTCACCCCCTGCCCGGCCACCATCTTGCCGATCACCCAGGGGGTCTCCCCGGCGGCCTGCAAGGTGCGCAGGGTCTGCGCGGCCTGTTCCTGCGGCACGATAAACAGGAAGCCGACCCCCATGTTCAGGGCGCGGAAAGCCTCGGTGCGGGCCACATTCGCCTGCCTGACGATCAGCTCGAACAGGGGCGGCACTGTCCACGACGCCGTGTCTATTTCCATGCCGACGCCCGGCGGGAAGACCCGGGGCGGGTTGTCTACCAGGCCGCCGCCCGTGATGTGCGCCATGCCGCGCACGTCCACGCCCGCTTTTTCCAGCGCGCCAAAGGCCGGCAGGTAGGCGCGGTGCGGCACCGGAAGCAGCTCTGCCAGGGTTTGCCCGTTCAGATCGGATCGGGCCTCCTGCCAGTCCAGGCCGTCCAGGGCCATGCGGGCCAGCGAAAACCCGTTGGTGTGCAGGCCGCTGCTGGGCAGGGCAATTACGGCGTCGCCGACCCCGATGCGCGTCCCGTCGATGAGTTTGGGCCTGTCCACGACGCCCACGATGGTGCCCACGATGTCCAGCTCGCCGTCCACGTACACGCCGGGCATCTCGGCCGTTTCGCCGCCCAGCAGGGCCACGCCCAGCGCCTCGCAGGCCTGCGCCGCGCCGGTCACGACCTCCGCCACCGCCTCGGGGCGCAGTTTGCCCATCGCCACGTAATCCAGGAAGAACAGGGGGCGGGCGCCCTGCACCAGGATGTCGTTCACGCAGTGGTTCACGATGTCGTGGCCCAGCCCGCCAAAGCGCTCAACCTTCACGGCCACCTTGGTCTTGGTGCCCACCCCGTCGGTACTGGCGACCAGCACCGGGTCGGCCAGCTCACCGAAAGCGGCGCGGAACAGCCCGCCAAACCCGCCCAGCCCGCCCAGCACATGCTCGTTGTGCGTGCGCGCCACCGCACCTTTCATCAGGCTCACGGCGCGGTGCCCCGCATCGATGCTGACCCCGGCCCGTTCGTAAGCGGAGGCGCCCGCGTTCCCTTGTTGTTCGTCAGTCATGATCCTCCTGCGCCCCACGCCATTCACGTGTAAGGCGAGTCGGCAGACAGTGTACCCGACCCCATCACACGAAAAAACCCCCGCGATGGCGCGGGAGTGCTGGCGGACAGACGGGTGACTGGTGGTTTACTGGTTGCTGCTTACCAGTTGCTGCCCGTGGGGAGCGCCGCGCCCTGACCTTTGGGATTCGGCCCCCATTTGTTGCTGCCGGGTTCACTGTCCATGATGGTGAACACCAGCAGAACGAGGCTGGCCAGCGGAATAATGCCGATTAGAATCCACCAGCCGCTTTTGCCCGTGTCGTGCAGGCGGCGGATCATCACCGCCAGGCTGGGCACCAGCACTGCCAGCGAGTAAAGCAGGTACAGGCCCCCGAAGATGTAGGCCAGCGGGTTGACCTGGGCCGCCATATCTCCGCCGACCGAGGCCGCCGGGTTCAACCCCAGCGCCATCATCGGGATGTACAGCAGCGTGGAAATAATCAGGTTCACCAGGGTGAACATCCAGTATTCGCGGCGACGGGCACGACCCGAGAAATTCGCGTAGTTGCGGCGGATCACGTTCAGGTATTCGTTCATAGGCGCGGCCTCTCTATCAGGGTGAGATGAGGCCAGTGTAAAGGAGCGGCGGCACAGGGCAAAGCAGATTTGCCCTGGCACCACTAAGGGCGCCGGTTTGACCAGTCGTGTCCAGAATTAAGCGGCGTTCAGGCCTGACGCGTATGGCGGGTGTACCACCAGCGGCCCAGCGCCAGCAGCGCGACCACGGCCGACAGCCCCCCCAGGCCCCACATCAGGCGCGCGTTGTCGCCGCTGAGCCACACCACCAGCGCCGTGACGGGCAGCGCCCCAGCGGCACTGGCCAGCATGAACTGCCGGAAAGGCATGCGGGCTGCGCCGGCCACCAGGTTCATGGCGTCGGCGCTCAGCACCGGCATCAGGCGCACCATCAGCACGCCCTGAGCGCCGTTCCGCTCGGCAAATTCGTAGGTTTTGCGGCGGGCCGACTCGCCGATCAGCAGGCGAATCAGCGAATTCCCCACGGTGCGCCCCAGCCAGTACCCCGCCACCGCGCCGAGCACCGTTCCGGTGTACACGATCAGGAAGCCCTCGACCGGGCCGTAAGCGCGGGCAGTCACCGCGATCATCACCAGCGCCGGAATCACCGGAAGCACCGCCTGCAAGACAAAAGCGGCCATCAGGGCCAGCGGCCCGGCCCAGCCCAGGCTGCCCACGAACGCCTGCATGACCGCCGGGTCGGGCGAGCGCAACGCCGCGTACCCCGCGTGCGCGAAAGCCCGCACGTCAGGAATCAGGCCCAGTGTCAGGAAAAGCGCCAGCACCCCAGCAAAAACCGCCCACCGCAGGTACGCGGGCAGGTGGGGTTGAGGCGTCGCGGCGATCATGCCCACAGTCTAGGAAGGCCGCGCCGGAGAAACGCCCGACTAAAGTTGTGGAAACCTTGAAGTCAGCCGCTGGCAGGGGGTAGATGGCGACTGGTGGCAAGCCACCCGAGAACCATGCCTCCCAATCGTGTTTTGCCACGATCCCCTTATCACATACCAAAAAATCCCCGCCTGGCGCGGCGGGGATGAATTTCGGCACCTTGACCTTCAGCGGTTCTGCGAGAGTTTTTCCAGCACCAGGCGGCTGGCGGCCTTGAGGGTCTCGAACACGCCGACGCCCTGGGCGGCGCTGGCCTCGTACAGCGTGAGTTCTTTTTTGGGATCAAGCACGGCGCGGATCATTTCGGTGGGCAGCGCGTCGGGCAGGTCACGCTTATTGACCTGCAGCACAATCGGCACGTCCCTCACGTCGATGCCGTGCTCGGCCAGGTTCTCGCGCAGGTTGCGCATGCTCTCGGCGTTGGCCCGCAGGCGGTTGGGGGCACTGTCGGCTACGAACACGATACCGTCCACGCCGCGCAGAATCAGTTTGCGGCTGGCGTTATAGAACACCTGCCCCGGCACGGTGTACAGGTGGAAACGGGTCTTGAAGCCCTGCACGCTGCCGAGGTCGAGCGGCAGGAAGTCGAAGAACAGGGTGCGTTCGTCCTCGGTGGCCAGGCTCACCATTTCCCCGCGCAGGTGCTCCGGAACGCGTCCGAAGACGTGCTTGAGGTTGGTGGTCTTGCCACACATGCCTGGGCCGTAATACACAATTTTGCAGTTAATCTCGCGGGCGGCGAAGTTAATGGTACTCACGGGCTGACCTCCGGGTCTGGGAATCGAAATCGGGTCTGGGAATTAAGAGCCGCCGACATGGCTTTTGGCTCGCGGGCGGGCAGCTTAACCGAGCAGGTCATCCAGCAGGGACACGGCCCCCTTGCTGAAGTCGTCTCCCAGTTCCGGTTGGGGCATCTCGGCAATCTCGTCCAGAATCACGACGACTTTCTCGATGGACTTGCGGGTATACACCTTCACTTTACCCAGCGCCACCGAGGAATCGAAGATCAGGGTCAGCAGGGCGTGGTCACCGACGGACTCGACATACAGGGTGCCGTTGTCGCCCTGGTGCGTCTGCTCACTGAAGGTGCGTTCGCCCAGCATGTTCGCCAGGGCAGCGGTGGCGGCGGCGTTGCTGGCCACCAGGGTCGCCACGCTGTCGAGCGCAGGCGGGCGCGGGGCCCACAGGGCTTCTTTGTGCGACAGAACGAAGCCCTTTCTGTCGACCAGCAGGCAGTAGCGCACGCCGGTCTGTTCCAGCAGTTCTTCCAGGTGCTGGTCGACCCTGGCGTATGCTTCGCCGTAGAGGGCAAGTGAAGGTTCAATCATCTCCGGGCAAGTATAAAGACGGACTTGGCACAAACCTCTGACGAAGTTCAAAGTTCACGCACGTCAAGGCAGGCAACAGCTCTGCCGGCTTCTGAAAAGCCACCGGGAGAGTGGGGATGACTGTAACCGGCAGGCCTCCTGACCCGCGCCTTCCGTGACTTCTGCCATGCGCGTGTCAGGCGTGGCGTCCTACACTGCTGGGCGTGTGGCCGGCCCGTTCTCACTTCGCGCGTCTGGAGTTGTTCCTGCGGGACATCCTGGGCAGCGGCGCGGCCCTGCTGCACGAGGAAGAGGTGCGCGAGGCGCAGACGGTGAGCGCGGCGGAACTGGGCTGGTCGGACGCGGTGCGGCGCGGCTTCGGGTTTGAGCGCGTGTTCGCCCACCAGGCCGAAACCTACCGGCTGATGCGGGGTGGCCGGAACGTGATCGTCACGACGCCCACGGCCAGCGGGAAAACGGGCGCTTTTTTTCCGGCGGTGTTCGAGAATCTGGAGCACAATCCGGACGCCACGGCCCTGTTCGTCTACCCGCTGGTGGCACTGGGGCAGGATCAGCGCGACAAGTTGCGGGCGTTCCGGCAGCAGGGCGGGTTCGACTGGGAGATCGCAGCTTTCCACGGCAGCGTGAACCCGAACGAGGTGTTCCGGCCGGGCGTGCGCATGGTCACCGCCACACCGGACAAACTGCACTGGTCACTGACCTCCCCGAAGGTGCGCGAGTTCCTGAGCAAACTGACTTTTATCGTGCTGGATGAGGCCCACACCTACCGCGGCGGCTTCGGCAGTGAGGTGGCGGGGATGCTGCGCCGCCTGCTGGGCCTGGCGCGGGCGCTGGGCGCCAGCCCGCAGGTGATCCTGAGCACCGCCACCATCGGCAACCCCACCCAGTTCGCGCAGGAGTTGACGGGGGTGGACACCGTGCAGGTCAGCGAGTCGGGCGCGGCCCGGCACGGAAAACGCTATTACCTGGCCGACCACCGCGGGCAACCCCGGCGCTTCTGGGACGCGGTGGTCAGCGCCAGCGTGACGCACCAGCTCAAGGTGCTGGCGTTTTTCCGGGGCCGTTCCCGCGCCGCCAGGCTGTACGGCACTTACCGGGCGCAACCGAATTTCGCGCAGCATGTTCACCTTTACATGGCGGGCACCAGCGACCGCGAGGGCCGCCTGTCCGAGTTCCGCAAGGCCAGAAGCGGCGTGATGTTCGCCACCAACGCCCTGGAAGCCGGGGTGGACATCGGGGATCTGGAGGTCGTGATTATCGACGGCTACCCAGGCTCACGCATGGCCTTCCGCCAGATGGCGGGCCGCGCCGGGCGCATCGCACCGGGCCTGGTGCTGTACCTGCCGGCGCTGAACGAGCAGGGTGTACCGCAACCCGTGGACGCTTTTTACAGCAACGCCGGGAACTTCCATGAGCTGCTGACCGGGCCACTGGAAAAAGCGGTGGTGGAGGCGGGGAACCAGTACCTTGCGCCCCGTCACCAGCGGCGGCAGGCCGCAGAGTTCACGGCCGCTGGCCTGAAGGCGCCGGCGGACGAGAACCAGGCCTACTGGAACCTGCGGGGCGAAGGCAGCGCGAAGTTCATGGTCGTCGAGGCCGAGGAGTATGCCAAACACGGCCTGAAGGCCCTGGATACCCCGCTGGAATCCCCCAGTCAGCATTACGCCCTGACCGAGAAGCACCAGGGCGCCGTCTTCACGCTGGACGGGCAGGGGTACAAGGTGCAGTCGTGGGAGACGTCGGCGCGGGGCACGGCGATTCTGGTCGAGAAATTCCAGGCGGATAACCTGTTCACGCGCGGGCTGTACTCCACCACGGTGCAACCAGTCGCGGGGCCACCAGTCTCAGGGCAGCCGGGCAAAATGAGCGAGTGGGTGCGGCGCGGGCCGCTGGTGTACCGGCACGGAGAAGTGGTGATTCGCCGCCAGTACACGGGCTACATGATGATGCGCCAGGTGTTCGAGCGCGTCTGTACCGGCTGTGACCGCGACCCCGGCCCCTTCGAGCGGGTGTGCGCGTCCTGCGGCGGGCGCATTCAGGACAGGATGCAGGATCACAAGCTCTCCGAGCACCTGTACGAGGAACCGCTGGAACTTCCGCCGTTTCGCACCAGCAGCCTGGAAGTAGGCATCGACCCGGCCGCCACCGAACGCCCCACCGCCGTGGCCCACACCCTCAAACACCTGCTTCAGAAACTCACGCCGGAGCGCGTGGCGTGCGACGAGGGCGACCTGGCCGGCGCCTTTCGCGACGGGCGCGACACCTATTTTTTCCTGTACGACGACTGGCAGG is a window of Deinococcus fonticola DNA encoding:
- a CDS encoding IS630 family transposase (programmed frameshift), which produces MSQVWHPKRLTRQQQEERRLFAEPLIKQGTLTSTEIGDLCGVSASAVRNWRQRLLTQGSLEATVAPGPRRHLTDEQIAQTIDLLRAGPDPVRYQDHRWTCPRVRELIGLRFDVWYDVDHLSRLLHEWGFSLQKPTKRAVEQDPEAVVTWIETKVPALKKKVQDGETLAFLDEVGFSLKPTVTRTWATCGQTPVLESKTNWERVSTIGAIITTGQFLQQTHPASIKGPQVISFLKHLLHHVQGKITVILDNASIHKTKALSAFVLGEPRLSVEYLPPYSPELNPIELVWAYIKQHVLANFCPTNLMTLKARLTFGWQHIRYIQLPNRLLYGSS
- the meaB gene encoding methylmalonyl Co-A mutase-associated GTPase MeaB, giving the protein MNAELLSRYRAGDVRALARAITLAEAGLADARPLLRAARERPGRAVVVGVTGSPGSGKSTLTDALIAELRAREKRVAVLAVDPSSPYSGGAILGDRIRMLRHHADDGVFVRSLASRGALGGLSAYTMQVLALMEGAGFDWVIMETVGVGQSEVDIAAACDHTLLVLTPAGGDGVQAFKAGIMEIADVIAVNKADLPGADRTVRELMAAQGLGAHDEHTWLAPIRRTVASRGEGTDKLIDATLQHRDWLGEEGLQARRERRAEFEVRSLVQERLLRRAREASHDLYARVARGELDAESAADQLLRGY
- a CDS encoding histidine phosphatase family protein; this translates as MTQKPKRVPTGFIAPDRATATEFWVVRHGESTWNVDGRYQGQTDVPLSPVGMLQAATLAERLTGQHFAAVYSSDLLRAAQTARTVAERLAGAPPVQLDPGLREIDVGQLSGLVMADIKQHFPDYLTSLQNDPWATRRPGGESMEDLFARCGQVFHALRARHAGQRVLVFTHGGVVRVAVGLALGGVPEGAWARLSVMNTSITRVLIGEQSGMLLGFNDDAHLENLLEATEADDVLGQSP
- the purM gene encoding phosphoribosylformylglycinamidine cyclo-ligase, whose protein sequence is MTDEQQGNAGASAYERAGVSIDAGHRAVSLMKGAVARTHNEHVLGGLGGFGGLFRAAFGELADPVLVASTDGVGTKTKVAVKVERFGGLGHDIVNHCVNDILVQGARPLFFLDYVAMGKLRPEAVAEVVTGAAQACEALGVALLGGETAEMPGVYVDGELDIVGTIVGVVDRPKLIDGTRIGVGDAVIALPSSGLHTNGFSLARMALDGLDWQEARSDLNGQTLAELLPVPHRAYLPAFGALEKAGVDVRGMAHITGGGLVDNPPRVFPPGVGMEIDTASWTVPPLFELIVRQANVARTEAFRALNMGVGFLFIVPQEQAAQTLRTLQAAGETPWVIGKMVAGQGVTFTAAPHAAAGQP
- a CDS encoding DUF805 domain-containing protein, which produces MNEYLNVIRRNYANFSGRARRREYWMFTLVNLIISTLLYIPMMALGLNPAASVGGDMAAQVNPLAYIFGGLYLLYSLAVLVPSLAVMIRRLHDTGKSGWWILIGIIPLASLVLLVFTIMDSEPGSNKWGPNPKGQGAALPTGSNW
- a CDS encoding TVP38/TMEM64 family protein, yielding MIAATPQPHLPAYLRWAVFAGVLALFLTLGLIPDVRAFAHAGYAALRSPDPAVMQAFVGSLGWAGPLALMAAFVLQAVLPVIPALVMIAVTARAYGPVEGFLIVYTGTVLGAVAGYWLGRTVGNSLIRLLIGESARRKTYEFAERNGAQGVLMVRLMPVLSADAMNLVAGAARMPFRQFMLASAAGALPVTALVVWLSGDNARLMWGLGGLSAVVALLALGRWWYTRHTRQA
- a CDS encoding GTP-binding protein, with amino-acid sequence MSTINFAAREINCKIVYYGPGMCGKTTNLKHVFGRVPEHLRGEMVSLATEDERTLFFDFLPLDLGSVQGFKTRFHLYTVPGQVFYNASRKLILRGVDGIVFVADSAPNRLRANAESMRNLRENLAEHGIDVRDVPIVLQVNKRDLPDALPTEMIRAVLDPKKELTLYEASAAQGVGVFETLKAASRLVLEKLSQNR
- a CDS encoding roadblock/LC7 domain-containing protein, producing MIEPSLALYGEAYARVDQHLEELLEQTGVRYCLLVDRKGFVLSHKEALWAPRPPALDSVATLVASNAAATAALANMLGERTFSEQTHQGDNGTLYVESVGDHALLTLIFDSSVALGKVKVYTRKSIEKVVVILDEIAEMPQPELGDDFSKGAVSLLDDLLG
- a CDS encoding DEAD/DEAH box helicase, producing the protein MWPARSHFARLELFLRDILGSGAALLHEEEVREAQTVSAAELGWSDAVRRGFGFERVFAHQAETYRLMRGGRNVIVTTPTASGKTGAFFPAVFENLEHNPDATALFVYPLVALGQDQRDKLRAFRQQGGFDWEIAAFHGSVNPNEVFRPGVRMVTATPDKLHWSLTSPKVREFLSKLTFIVLDEAHTYRGGFGSEVAGMLRRLLGLARALGASPQVILSTATIGNPTQFAQELTGVDTVQVSESGAARHGKRYYLADHRGQPRRFWDAVVSASVTHQLKVLAFFRGRSRAARLYGTYRAQPNFAQHVHLYMAGTSDREGRLSEFRKARSGVMFATNALEAGVDIGDLEVVIIDGYPGSRMAFRQMAGRAGRIAPGLVLYLPALNEQGVPQPVDAFYSNAGNFHELLTGPLEKAVVEAGNQYLAPRHQRRQAAEFTAAGLKAPADENQAYWNLRGEGSAKFMVVEAEEYAKHGLKALDTPLESPSQHYALTEKHQGAVFTLDGQGYKVQSWETSARGTAILVEKFQADNLFTRGLYSTTVQPVAGPPVSGQPGKMSEWVRRGPLVYRHGEVVIRRQYTGYMMMRQVFERVCTGCDRDPGPFERVCASCGGRIQDRMQDHKLSEHLYEEPLELPPFRTSSLEVGIDPAATERPTAVAHTLKHLLQKLTPERVACDEGDLAGAFRDGRDTYFFLYDDWQGGLGVSRRAFESMDDLLKRAFELATKPCCKTTQGCYECIAVSRCFSPFLPSGERRPTDKQATAEFLQRLLGIEAAPVEETQAIALPDTEPQLPPSWPLQARELLDLQGLSLPEVSARLGIPSREIQRAVNTTRPLRLHHAKFGDGVFMQGFGQGDRREVLVYFPGVGQKRLLFKFAGLSVIETASAPAG